In one Bacillota bacterium genomic region, the following are encoded:
- a CDS encoding MoxR family ATPase → MESLDALEAEQLVARTADRMRRVREALGTVVVGHRDVIEQVLLALSAGGHVLLEGLPGLGKTLLVRTLAAATDLAYSRIQFTPDLMPADIVGTNVLVHDPEQGRRTFQFQPGPIFAQVVLADEINRATPKTQSALLEAMQEHRVTVAGVEHRLQEPFFVLATQNPIEMEGTYPLPEAQLDRFFFKVRLGYPDRSELAEIIDRTTGPQQPEVKPVITRSELLEVQRAARMVAVATPVRQAVVELIAATRPDGSPVEAVRRFVRYGASPRGAQAVMLAAKARALLWGRMHVSYEDVEAVLLPALRHRLILNFEGESEGVDTDRLLIEAWEAVRPRESVRGRAG, encoded by the coding sequence ATGGAGAGCCTGGACGCGCTGGAAGCAGAGCAGCTGGTGGCGAGGACGGCCGACCGGATGCGCCGTGTGCGGGAAGCCCTCGGTACGGTCGTGGTGGGCCACCGCGACGTCATCGAGCAGGTTCTGCTGGCCCTTTCCGCCGGCGGGCACGTGCTGCTGGAGGGGCTGCCCGGGCTTGGCAAGACGCTTCTGGTGCGAACGCTTGCAGCGGCGACCGACCTGGCCTACTCCCGGATCCAGTTCACGCCCGACCTGATGCCGGCGGATATCGTGGGCACCAACGTGCTGGTGCACGACCCCGAGCAGGGGCGGCGCACGTTTCAGTTCCAGCCGGGGCCGATCTTCGCGCAGGTGGTGCTGGCCGACGAGATCAACCGTGCCACCCCCAAGACGCAGTCGGCGCTGCTCGAGGCCATGCAGGAGCACCGCGTCACCGTAGCCGGCGTGGAACACCGGCTGCAGGAGCCGTTCTTCGTGCTGGCCACGCAGAACCCCATTGAGATGGAGGGCACCTACCCCCTGCCGGAGGCCCAGCTCGACCGCTTTTTCTTCAAGGTGCGGCTCGGCTATCCCGACCGCTCGGAGCTGGCCGAGATCATCGATCGCACGACCGGCCCGCAGCAGCCGGAGGTGAAGCCGGTCATCACCCGCTCCGAACTGCTGGAGGTGCAGCGGGCGGCGCGCATGGTAGCGGTGGCGACCCCGGTCCGGCAGGCCGTCGTCGAACTCATCGCCGCCACCCGCCCGGACGGCTCACCGGTAGAGGCGGTGCGCCGGTTCGTGCGGTATGGGGCAAGCCCGAGGGGGGCCCAGGCGGTCATGCTGGCCGCCAAGGCGAGGGCGCTTCTGTGGGGCCGGATGCACGTGAGCTACGAGGACGTGGAGGCGGTGCTGCTGCCGGCGCTGCGCCACCGCCTGATCCTGAACTTCGAGGGCGAGTCGGAGGGGGTTGATACCGACCGGCTTCTGATCGAAGCCTGGGAGGCCGTACGGCCGAGGGAAAGCGTGCGAGGCCGTGCTGGATGA
- a CDS encoding DUF58 domain-containing protein — protein MLDERWLATLGRLRLVSRLAPEMNRAAWRPVRRSGEGIDFLSHREYMPGDDFRSIDWKALARLDRPYVKVYAREEQLPMELAIDTSASMGQPDGRKFAFARGLAACLGYVALASGERLRLVPSREPGAGGDGYALTYAGRTAQALSRMLRALDALVPEGAMDLPEWAQRLTQARRGPALTILISDLLTPPDQVEQALQLLARARREAVLLHVLSAGELLPDALGELRLVDVESGDSIFVRADPATISRYLEALERWVAELSAMAARHRFRYVTLSSGASPYEAVTRELRQAGVVR, from the coding sequence GTGCTGGATGAGCGGTGGCTTGCCACCCTGGGACGCCTCCGGCTCGTGTCCCGCCTGGCCCCGGAGATGAACCGGGCGGCGTGGCGGCCCGTGCGGCGTTCGGGCGAGGGCATCGACTTCTTGAGCCACCGGGAGTACATGCCGGGGGACGACTTCCGTTCCATCGACTGGAAGGCGCTGGCCCGCCTGGACCGCCCCTACGTCAAGGTCTACGCCCGCGAAGAGCAACTGCCCATGGAGCTTGCCATCGACACCAGCGCCTCGATGGGGCAGCCGGACGGCCGGAAGTTCGCCTTTGCGCGGGGGCTGGCGGCCTGCCTGGGCTACGTGGCGCTCGCGTCGGGGGAGCGGCTGCGGCTCGTGCCGTCCCGCGAACCGGGGGCCGGCGGGGACGGGTACGCTCTCACCTATGCGGGCCGGACGGCGCAGGCGCTGTCGCGGATGCTGCGGGCGCTGGACGCTCTCGTACCCGAGGGGGCGATGGACCTGCCGGAGTGGGCGCAGCGCCTGACGCAGGCGCGGCGCGGGCCGGCACTGACCATCCTCATCAGCGACCTCCTCACCCCTCCGGACCAGGTGGAGCAGGCGCTGCAACTGCTGGCCCGGGCCCGGCGAGAGGCCGTGCTTCTCCACGTCCTGTCCGCGGGCGAGCTCCTTCCCGACGCGCTCGGGGAACTGAGGCTGGTGGACGTGGAATCCGGGGACTCCATCTTCGTTCGGGCCGACCCGGCCACCATCTCCCGCTACCTCGAGGCGCTCGAGCGCTGGGTTGCGGAGCTTTCGGCGATGGCGGCCAGGCACCGTTTCCGCTACGTAACCCTCTCCAGCGGCGCCTCCCCGTATGAGGCGGTCACGCGCGAGCTTCGGCAGGCCGGGGTGGTCCGGTGA